One Salvia splendens isolate huo1 chromosome 12, SspV2, whole genome shotgun sequence genomic window carries:
- the LOC121756970 gene encoding SAP-like protein BP-73 has translation MGGCLLNLLQSPSLSAFAPLRFRQPYFSIKEISDRSLVLSIRADDGKKGRHNKKNPYSGRAPKTEGADDGAQSSSLSPNKEEILALFKRIQSSISKGETVNPKKRTPKPAEDRLSPSPSTSAESILDVLHQSRTQRSQQKGKSVAKKGDKFLDTQKDSLKEKESAAAAAAEHISTRPPSSFTRRSPIRSLSSPREQVQSPTIAIPRDETELTNETSQIDDDSEHQAIKLAEMKLPELKEVAKSKGIKGYSKLKKSELVELLSKSLTDASP, from the exons ATGGGAGGATGCCTTCTCAATCTTCTTCAATCTCCATCCCTCTCTGCATTCGCCCCACTCAGATTCCGGCAACCATACTTCTCAATTAAAG AAATATCTGATCGATCTTTGGTATTGAGCATAAGAGCTGATGATGGAAAGAAAGGAAGGCATAATAAAAAGAACCCTTATTCGGGAAGGGCACCTAAAACAGAGGGGGCGGATGATGGTGCTCAATCTTCATCTCTGTCGCCTAACAAGGAAGAAATCCTAGCCCTCTTTAAGCGAATACAATCTTCGATCTCTAAAGGGGAGACAGTAAATCCCAAGAAGAGAACTCCCAAACCGGCTGAAGATAGGCTCTCTCCCTCGCCCTCAACCTCGGCTGAATCAATTCTGGATGTTCTTCATCAATCAAGAACACAACGATCACAACAAAAAG GGAAATCTGTAGCCAAGAAAGGCGATAAATTTCTCGATACTCAAAAGGATTCGCTGAAGGAGAAGGAGAGTGctgcagctgcagctgcagAACATATATCAACAAGGCCGCCATCAAGTTTCACCAGGAGGTCTCCGATACGCTCTCTATCGAGCCCTAGAGAACAAGTTCAGTCACCTACTATCGCAATTCCAAGGGATGAAACTGAGCTGACAAATGAAACATCACAAATAGACGATGACAGTGAGCATCAAGCCATAAAGTTGGCAGAAATGAAACTTCCCGAGCTAAAAGAAGTTGCCAAATCCAAAGGGATCAAGGGCTATTCCAAACTCAAGAAGAGCGAGCTCGTAGAGCTCCTAAGCAAGTCGCTGACCGACGCCTCTCCTTGA
- the LOC121756971 gene encoding E3 ubiquitin-protein ligase MARCHF8-like yields the protein MDQELREKSEDCDSSRNLESVIAMGGRDLEEGGNKTLVVDVERGEACSSGSMMEAVAGNERLCRVCHLSAKEIGKSGAELIELGCGCKGELGFAHLQCAEAWFRVKGNRLCEICGEAAINISGTGDSSFVEEWNERRWSDGSNSSASDGSRRCLQGQPLCNFLMACLVIAFILPWFFRVNLF from the exons ATGGATCAAGAACTGAGAGAAAAGAGTGAAGACTGTGATAGTTCAAGAAATTTGGAAAGTGTGATTGCAATGGGAGGCAGAGACTTGGAAGAAGGTGGAAACAAGACATTGGTGGTGGATGTGGAGAGGGGGGAGGCATGTTCGTCTGGCTCGATGATGGAGGCTGTGGCGGGGAACGAGAGGCTCTGTAGAGTGTGCCATTTGAGTGCGAAGGAGATTGGGAAGAGCGGAGCTGAGCTGATTGAGCTTGGCTGCGGATGTAAAGGTGAGCTTGGATTCGCTCACTTGCAATGCGCCGAGGCTTGGTTTAGAGTTAAAGGGAACAG ATTGTGTGAAATATGTGGCGAGGCTGCGATAAATATAAGTGGCACCGGTGACAGCAGTTTCGTGGAGGAGTGGAACGAGAGGCGATGGAGTGATGGGAGCAACAGCAGTGCTTCAGATGGAAGCAGAAGATGTTTGCAGGGGCAGCCACTTTGTAATTTCTTGATGGCTTGTTTAGTTATAGCATTCATTCTCCCTTGGTTTTTTCGAGtaaatttgttttga
- the LOC121759015 gene encoding O-fucosyltransferase 8-like isoform X1, producing the protein MGGKQGTRPNSLSFDATSGLKDHMLVKGFKNDYAKFSAYGKGAYAGKRHTWWPRRHVRSVVFTFALLGFFFLLDSFMYSYFDPTFFKNGPTPAYAPRVNKSTPFQLISSAFTFYGLLLFVLQDLNAENEANERGPVMYSQLVQMASFSLAKIDQEQNVTKFWKETRPEASAWKPCADKNQKRDAKNTTGFILVSANGGLNQQRVAVCNAVAVASLLNATLVIPKFLYSNVWKDPSQFSDIYQEETFMNMLKDDVDIVKELPLHLRSTDFEAIGSLVTDADLSKEATPDEYIRNISPILSRNGVVHFLGFGNRLGFESVPSHLQKLRCKCNFHALKFVPKIQKIAALLVKRITKYEASRSLLDRQLLGSFIPTERVEAANPSKYLALHLRFEVDMVAYSMCNFGGGERERAQLQAYREEHFPLLLERLKKAKPPSPEELRKMGRCPLTPEEAALVLASLGFDHGTYIYLAGSQIYGGESRMLPLVSLYPNLVTKEDLLSPTELEPFRNFSSQLAALDFIACAVSDVFAITDSGSQLSSLVSGFRTYFGGGDAPTLRPSKKRLAAILQENSTISWHSFEKRVRKMIEEGQRVRLRRPGRSIYRQPRCRDCMCSDNQ; encoded by the exons ATGGGAGGAAAGCAAGGCACTCGTCCCAATTCGTTAAGCTTCGACGCTACatccggattgaaggatcataTGTTGGTGAAAGGATTCAAGAATGACTATGCCAAGTTCAGTGCTTATGGTAAAGGAGCTTATGCTGGCAAACGCCACACCTGGTGGCCTCGTAGGCATGTGAGATCCGTTGTCTTCACCTTCGCGTTGCTTGGATTCTTTTTCTTGCTTGATTCATTCATGTACTCCTACTTTGATCCCACTTTCTTCAAGAATGGCCCCACACCAGCTTATGCACCAAGGGTAAACAAATCTACACCATTTCAATTGATTTCATCTGCATTTACATTTTATGGGCTACTTCTGTTTGTGTTGCAGGACTTAAATGCTGAAAATGAGGCAAATGAAAGAGGGCCTGTCATGTACTCCCAGCTAGTGCAGATGGCGTCGTTTTCACTTGCAAAG ATAGACCAAGAACAAAATGTGACCAAGTTTTGGAAGGAAACACGTCCTGAGGCATCCGCTTGGAAGCCCTGTGCAGATAAGAACCAGAAAAG GGACGCGAAAAACACCACCGGTTTTATACTGGTCAGTGCAAACGGTGGCCTAAATCAGCAGAGAGTCGCT GTGTGTAATGCTGTGGCTGTTGCATCACTACTAAATGCAACATTAGTAATTCCAAAATTTCTTTATAGCAATGTGTGGAAGGATCCAAG CCAGTTTAGTGATATTTATCAAGAGGAGACATTTATGAACATGCTGAAGGATGATGTAGATATTGTAAAAGAGCTCCCTCTTCACCTGAGATCGACTGATTTTGAGGCCATTGGCAGCCTA GTAACAGATGCAGACCTTTCGAAGGAAGCAACACCTGATGAATACATACGAAACATATCTCCAATATTATCGCGTAATGGAGTTGTTCATTTCCTCGGATTTGGCAATAGGCTTGGCTTCGAATCAGTGCCTTCTCATCTCCAG AAACTCAGGTGCAAATGCAACTTCCACGCCTTAAAGTTCGTACCAAAAATACAGAAAATCGCAGCCTTATTGGTGAAGAGGATAACGAAATACGAAGCTTCAAGAAGCTTGTTGGATAGACAGCTTCTTGGAAGCTTCATCCCAACGGAGCGTGTTGAGGCAGCAAATCCATCCAAATATCTGGCCTTGCATTTGAGATTTGAAGTTGATATGGTGGCATATTCTATGTGTAATTTTGGAggcggagagagagagagagcacaGCTCCAAGCATACAGAGAGGAGCATTTCCCTCTCCTTCTCGAGCGTTTGAAGAAAGCAAA ACCGCCTTCTCCCGAAGAACTGAGGAAGATGGGGAGATGCCCTTTGACACCGGAAGAAGCTGCACTCGTTCTAGCTTCTCTTGGATTCGACCATGGAACATACATCTATCTTGCAGGATCGCAAATCTACGGGGGCGAATCAAGGATGCTTCCTCTAGTCAGCCTTTATCCTAATCTAGTGACGAAAGAGGACCTCCTCTCACCAACTGAACTCGAACCATTCAGGAATTTTTCATCTCAG CTTGCAGCATTGGACTTCATTGCATGCGCCGTTTCTGATGTGTTTGCCATAACAGACTCCGGGAGTCAGCTGTCGTCCCTAGTGTCTGGTTTCCGGACATATTTTGGTGGAGGAGATGCCCCAACGTTGAGGCCGAGCAAGAAGAGGCTGGCTGCAATATTGCAAGAGAACAGCACCATCAGTTGGCATAGTTTCGAGAAGAGAGTGAGGAAGATGATCGAGGAAGGTCAGAGAGTGCGTCTCAGACGACCTGGCAGAAGCATATATCGACAACCTAGATGCAGAGACTGCATGTGCAGTGATAATCAATAG
- the LOC121759015 gene encoding O-fucosyltransferase 8-like isoform X2 — protein sequence MGGKQGTRPNSLSFDATSGLKDHMLVKGFKNDYAKFSAYGKGAYAGKRHTWWPRRHVRSVVFTFALLGFFFLLDSFMYSYFDPTFFKNGPTPAYAPRDLNAENEANERGPVMYSQLVQMASFSLAKIDQEQNVTKFWKETRPEASAWKPCADKNQKRDAKNTTGFILVSANGGLNQQRVAVCNAVAVASLLNATLVIPKFLYSNVWKDPSQFSDIYQEETFMNMLKDDVDIVKELPLHLRSTDFEAIGSLVTDADLSKEATPDEYIRNISPILSRNGVVHFLGFGNRLGFESVPSHLQKLRCKCNFHALKFVPKIQKIAALLVKRITKYEASRSLLDRQLLGSFIPTERVEAANPSKYLALHLRFEVDMVAYSMCNFGGGERERAQLQAYREEHFPLLLERLKKAKPPSPEELRKMGRCPLTPEEAALVLASLGFDHGTYIYLAGSQIYGGESRMLPLVSLYPNLVTKEDLLSPTELEPFRNFSSQLAALDFIACAVSDVFAITDSGSQLSSLVSGFRTYFGGGDAPTLRPSKKRLAAILQENSTISWHSFEKRVRKMIEEGQRVRLRRPGRSIYRQPRCRDCMCSDNQ from the exons ATGGGAGGAAAGCAAGGCACTCGTCCCAATTCGTTAAGCTTCGACGCTACatccggattgaaggatcataTGTTGGTGAAAGGATTCAAGAATGACTATGCCAAGTTCAGTGCTTATGGTAAAGGAGCTTATGCTGGCAAACGCCACACCTGGTGGCCTCGTAGGCATGTGAGATCCGTTGTCTTCACCTTCGCGTTGCTTGGATTCTTTTTCTTGCTTGATTCATTCATGTACTCCTACTTTGATCCCACTTTCTTCAAGAATGGCCCCACACCAGCTTATGCACCAAGG GACTTAAATGCTGAAAATGAGGCAAATGAAAGAGGGCCTGTCATGTACTCCCAGCTAGTGCAGATGGCGTCGTTTTCACTTGCAAAG ATAGACCAAGAACAAAATGTGACCAAGTTTTGGAAGGAAACACGTCCTGAGGCATCCGCTTGGAAGCCCTGTGCAGATAAGAACCAGAAAAG GGACGCGAAAAACACCACCGGTTTTATACTGGTCAGTGCAAACGGTGGCCTAAATCAGCAGAGAGTCGCT GTGTGTAATGCTGTGGCTGTTGCATCACTACTAAATGCAACATTAGTAATTCCAAAATTTCTTTATAGCAATGTGTGGAAGGATCCAAG CCAGTTTAGTGATATTTATCAAGAGGAGACATTTATGAACATGCTGAAGGATGATGTAGATATTGTAAAAGAGCTCCCTCTTCACCTGAGATCGACTGATTTTGAGGCCATTGGCAGCCTA GTAACAGATGCAGACCTTTCGAAGGAAGCAACACCTGATGAATACATACGAAACATATCTCCAATATTATCGCGTAATGGAGTTGTTCATTTCCTCGGATTTGGCAATAGGCTTGGCTTCGAATCAGTGCCTTCTCATCTCCAG AAACTCAGGTGCAAATGCAACTTCCACGCCTTAAAGTTCGTACCAAAAATACAGAAAATCGCAGCCTTATTGGTGAAGAGGATAACGAAATACGAAGCTTCAAGAAGCTTGTTGGATAGACAGCTTCTTGGAAGCTTCATCCCAACGGAGCGTGTTGAGGCAGCAAATCCATCCAAATATCTGGCCTTGCATTTGAGATTTGAAGTTGATATGGTGGCATATTCTATGTGTAATTTTGGAggcggagagagagagagagcacaGCTCCAAGCATACAGAGAGGAGCATTTCCCTCTCCTTCTCGAGCGTTTGAAGAAAGCAAA ACCGCCTTCTCCCGAAGAACTGAGGAAGATGGGGAGATGCCCTTTGACACCGGAAGAAGCTGCACTCGTTCTAGCTTCTCTTGGATTCGACCATGGAACATACATCTATCTTGCAGGATCGCAAATCTACGGGGGCGAATCAAGGATGCTTCCTCTAGTCAGCCTTTATCCTAATCTAGTGACGAAAGAGGACCTCCTCTCACCAACTGAACTCGAACCATTCAGGAATTTTTCATCTCAG CTTGCAGCATTGGACTTCATTGCATGCGCCGTTTCTGATGTGTTTGCCATAACAGACTCCGGGAGTCAGCTGTCGTCCCTAGTGTCTGGTTTCCGGACATATTTTGGTGGAGGAGATGCCCCAACGTTGAGGCCGAGCAAGAAGAGGCTGGCTGCAATATTGCAAGAGAACAGCACCATCAGTTGGCATAGTTTCGAGAAGAGAGTGAGGAAGATGATCGAGGAAGGTCAGAGAGTGCGTCTCAGACGACCTGGCAGAAGCATATATCGACAACCTAGATGCAGAGACTGCATGTGCAGTGATAATCAATAG
- the LOC121759017 gene encoding nucleobase-ascorbate transporter 2-like, translating into MAAPKPDEISHPPMDQLQGLEYCIDSNPSWGESAAIGFQHYILALGTAVMIPTFLVPLMGGTDDDKVRVVQTLLFVGGINTLLQTLFGTRLPTVIGGSWAFMVPIISIIHDPSLQSITDPEMRFKNTMRTIQGALIVASSVQIILGYSQLWAICSRFFSPLGMAPVISLVGFGLLDRGFPVVGRCVEIGIPMLVLFIAFSQYLKHFQTRGIPVLERFALLLSVTVIWAYAHLLTASGAYKHHPEQTQMNCRTDRANLISSAPWIKIPYPLQWGAPIFNAGHAFGMMAAVLVSMIESTGAYKAASRLASATPPPAHVLSRGIGWQGIGILLDGMFGTVTGSTVSVENIGLLGSTRVGSRRVIQISAGFMICFAMLGKFGALFASIPFTIFAALYCVMFGLVASVGLSFLQFTDMNSMRNLFIVGVSLFLGLSIPEYFREYTSAAFHGPAHTQAGWFNDLLNTIFLSSPTVALLVSVFLDNTLDYKDSAKERGMPWWAKFRTFKGDTRNEEFYTLPFNLNRFFPPS; encoded by the exons ATGGCAGCTCCAAAACCAGATGAAATAAGCCATCCGCCAATGGACCAGCTCCAAGGCTTGGAGTATTGCATCGATTCAAATCCTTCTTGGG GGGAATCAGCAGCAATTGGATTTCAGCATTACATTTTGGCTTTAGGAACGGCTGTGATGATTCCAACCTTTCTTGTACCTTTGATGGGAGGCACCGAT GATGATAAAGTGAGGGTGGTTCAGACATTGCTGTTTGTTGGAGGGATAAACACATTGCTTCAGACATTGTTTGGAACTAGATTACCTACTGTTATAGGAGGCTCATGGGCATTCATGGTCCCTATAATTTCCATCATCCATGATCCATCTCTGCAAAGTATCACAGACCCTGAAATG AGATTTAAAAATACAATGAGAACCATACAAGGTGCTTTGATAGTAGCTTCGAGTGTGCAGATTATTTTGGGATATAGTCAGCTGTGGGCTATATGCTCCAG GTTTTTCAGTCCACTTGGGATGGCTCCAGTCATTTCTCTAGTGGGATTTGGCCTTCTTGATAGAGGCTTTCCAGTG GTTGGAAGATGTGTAGAAATCGGCATTCCAATGCTAGTCTTGTTCATTGCCTTTTCTCAG TACTTGAAGCACTTCCAAACTAGAGGTATCCCAGTATTGGAGCGATTCGCTCTTCTGTTGTCGGTGACTGTTATATGGGCTTACGCGCACCTCCTAACAGCAAGCGGTGCGTACAAGCATCATCCCGAGCAAACTCAGATGAATTGCCGCACTGACAGAGCAAACCTCATCTCCTCAGCACCATG GATCAAAATCCCATATCCACTTCAGTGGGGTGCACCTATATTCAATGCTGGTCATGCTTTTGGAATGATGGCTGCTGTACTAGTCTCCATGATTGAG TCAACCGGAGCATATAAGGCAGCTTCTCGTTTAGCAAGCGCCACACCGCCTCCTGCCCATGTTCTTAGCCGGGGAATTGGCTGGCAGGGCATTGGGATCTTGTTGGATGGAATGTTTGGGACAGTTACTGGATCCACAGTTTCAGT TGAAAATATTGGTCTTCTTGGAAGCACTAGAGTTGGCAGTCGTCGTGTAATCCAAATTTcggctggtttcatgatctgcTTCGCTATGCTTG GCAAGTTTGGAGCATTGTTTGCATCAATACCTTTCACTATATTTGCAGCTCTATATTGCGTTATGTTCGGCCTTGTTG CGTCTGTGGGGCTGTCGTTCTTGCAGTTCACGGACATGAACTCGATGAGGAACCTCTTCATAGTCGGGGTGTCTCTCTTCCTCGGACTGTCCATTCCCGAGTACTTCAGAGAATACACAAGTGCTGCTTTTCATGGCCCTGCTCATACTCAGGCTGGATGG TTCAATGATCTCCTGAACACCATATTCTTGTCGTCCCCAACCGTGGCCCTGCTCGTGTCTGTGTTCCTCGACAACACACTAGACTACAAGGACAGCGCCAAGGAGCGCGGGATGCCTTGGTGGGCCAAGTTCAGAACCTTCAAAGGAGACACGCGCAACGAGGAGTTCTACACCCTTCCTTTCAATCTCAACAGATTCTTCCCTCCATCATGA